CGTTCCCTTCAAAAAACCCCTCGATGCTTTCGCCTCGTTGAGAAATGGCTTTATATTTGTAAATCATAGATTCACATCCTAAATAATATACTTTCTAATATTTTCTTGGTTGATAGCCTGCATTAATGCAGTGTCTTTCGTTATAATTCCTTTCTTATAAAGCTCCAATAGAGATGCGTCCATTGTCTGCATTTGAAATTTTGCTCCAGTTTGTATCGCTGTATCAATCTGGTGGTTCTTATCCTCTCTTATGAGGTTCCTGATGGCTGGTGTGGCTACCATCACTTCAAAAGCCGCTACCCTTCCAGATGAATCTACCTTTGGAAGTAACTGCTGAGATATGATGGCTTGAATTGCAGATGAAAATTGTATTCGAACCTGCTGCTGCTGATGTGGCGGAAACACATCAATGATCCGATCCACTGTTTTTGCAGCGCCATTGGTGTGTAAAGTAGATAGTACAAGATGACCTGTTTCTGCGGCGGTCAGTGCTATGGATATGGTTTCTAAGTCTCTCATCTCTCCTACTAAAATAACATCTGGATCCTGTCTTAACGCTGCCCTAAGCCCTGTAGCAAAAGACCTTGAGTCTGTTCCGATCTCCCTTTGATTTACGATACTTTTATGATGTTTATGTAAATACTCTATGGGATCTTCTAAAGTTAATATATGACATTCTCTTTCGTGATTGATTTGATTGATCATAGAGGCTAAAGTTGTAGATTTTCCACTGCCAGTAGGGCCCGTAACTAGAATCAGTCCTCTCGGCAGCCTTGCAAGCTCTTTTGCGACAGCAGGAAGTCCAATTGCCTCTGCACTGGGTATTTCTAATGGAATTATTCTCAGTGCCATGCCATAGGATCCTCTTTGTTTATAAGCATTCACCCTATATCGTCCTGCTCCCGGACTTGAAAAAGAGGTGTCAATTTCTCCATTTTGTTCCAAAACCTCTACCTGCTTTTCACTTAAAGTAGCGTACACCAAATTCTTAGTGTCATTTGGACTTAATTTGCTTTCTCCAAGGTTTTCAAGTTTCCCATTGATCCTTACAACTGGAGGTAATCCCACTGTGATATGAATATCTGATGCTTTGATTATGGTGGCTTTATTTACCAATTCAATTATATTCATTCTATTTCTCCTATTCTAATGTGAATCCCACTCTCACGACTTCTTC
Above is a genomic segment from Alkaliphilus oremlandii OhILAs containing:
- a CDS encoding type IV pilus twitching motility protein PilT, which gives rise to MNIIELVNKATIIKASDIHITVGLPPVVRINGKLENLGESKLSPNDTKNLVYATLSEKQVEVLEQNGEIDTSFSSPGAGRYRVNAYKQRGSYGMALRIIPLEIPSAEAIGLPAVAKELARLPRGLILVTGPTGSGKSTTLASMINQINHERECHILTLEDPIEYLHKHHKSIVNQREIGTDSRSFATGLRAALRQDPDVILVGEMRDLETISIALTAAETGHLVLSTLHTNGAAKTVDRIIDVFPPHQQQQVRIQFSSAIQAIISQQLLPKVDSSGRVAAFEVMVATPAIRNLIREDKNHQIDTAIQTGAKFQMQTMDASLLELYKKGIITKDTALMQAINQENIRKYII